A window from Frischella perrara encodes these proteins:
- a CDS encoding LysR substrate-binding domain-containing protein produces MKLQQLRYIVEVANHELNVSLTAEKLYTSQPGISKQIKQLEDELGIQIFYRSGKHLSGITEIGKTIIDTSREILNKVQDIKMIVQEHTKPNLGMLSLSTTYTQARYALPLKIQKFMQNYPDIALKMEQAESSQCLSNLKNRVTDFAIISDITDLTEELIALPCYHWNQSIIVPAQHPLTNKAIISIEDLAHYPLISYDLSKEGSDIYQTFHKNNTVPNIVFNTADADLIKTYVRLGTGVGIIAKMAMDNHQDQDLVVLNAGHIFPYSTTYIVFLRALYLRSYMYDFISEFSPHLNRSLIHQALSYENNQQVLTMFNGMKLNIK; encoded by the coding sequence ATGAAGCTACAACAGCTCAGATATATTGTCGAAGTTGCCAATCATGAGCTTAATGTCTCATTAACGGCAGAAAAACTATACACTTCACAACCCGGAATTAGTAAACAAATTAAACAATTAGAAGATGAATTAGGCATTCAAATTTTCTATCGATCCGGCAAGCACCTTTCAGGTATAACGGAAATTGGTAAAACGATCATTGACACTTCACGTGAAATCCTTAACAAAGTTCAAGATATTAAAATGATCGTTCAAGAACATACTAAACCTAATTTAGGTATGCTCTCATTATCTACGACTTATACGCAAGCACGTTATGCTTTGCCCCTGAAAATCCAGAAATTCATGCAAAATTATCCTGATATTGCACTGAAAATGGAACAAGCAGAATCAAGCCAGTGTTTAAGTAATTTAAAAAATCGTGTTACTGATTTTGCTATTATTAGTGATATTACGGATTTAACAGAAGAACTCATTGCATTACCTTGCTATCATTGGAATCAATCTATTATAGTTCCTGCCCAGCATCCATTGACAAATAAAGCAATAATATCTATTGAGGATTTAGCTCATTATCCTTTAATTAGTTATGACTTATCTAAAGAAGGCTCTGATATATATCAGACTTTTCATAAAAATAATACAGTACCCAATATTGTATTTAATACCGCAGATGCTGATTTAATTAAAACCTATGTTAGGCTGGGAACAGGGGTTGGAATCATTGCTAAAATGGCAATGGATAATCATCAGGATCAAGATTTGGTTGTACTCAATGCAGGTCACATTTTCCCATATAGTACAACTTATATCGTGTTTTTACGCGCGCTCTATTTAAGAAGCTATATGTATGATTTTATTAGTGAATTTTCACCACATTTAAATCGTTCACTTATTCATCAAGCACTTTCTTACGAAAATAATCAACAAGTTTTAACTATGTTTAATGGAATGAAATTAAACATTAAGTAG
- the corA gene encoding magnesium/cobalt transporter CorA: MLNAYKLKNKHLAKIHNELDIKGSAWVDLIEPEESDREIVLSQLGQNLATSIELDDIEASARFFEDKEGLHIHSFFFYNDSEDRAGNETVAFTINKGRLFTLRERDLPAFRLYRMRSRYQEMNDGNAYEILLDLFEVKVEQLADQIENIYSQLEELSLIIMNRSAQEHYDEAITTLAELEDTAWKVRLCLMDSQRALNYLVRRAKMANDQLEQAREVVRDIESLIPHNESLFQKVNFLMQAATSFINIEQSRIIKIFSVVSVVFLPPTVVASAYGMNFDFMPETHWEWGYPMALILMLVAGIAPYVYFKLKKWL; the protein is encoded by the coding sequence ATGCTTAATGCATACAAACTCAAAAATAAACATTTAGCCAAAATTCATAATGAATTGGATATAAAAGGCTCAGCTTGGGTTGATCTGATTGAACCAGAAGAAAGTGATCGAGAAATAGTATTATCGCAGTTAGGGCAAAATTTAGCCACAAGTATTGAATTAGATGATATCGAAGCATCTGCACGTTTCTTTGAAGACAAAGAAGGATTACATATTCACTCCTTCTTTTTTTATAATGATTCTGAGGATAGAGCAGGTAATGAAACCGTCGCTTTTACAATAAATAAAGGCCGTTTATTTACTTTACGTGAACGTGACTTGCCCGCATTTCGTTTATATCGTATGCGCTCACGTTATCAAGAAATGAATGATGGAAATGCTTATGAAATCTTGTTGGATTTATTTGAAGTTAAAGTCGAACAACTTGCCGATCAGATTGAAAATATTTACAGTCAACTTGAAGAATTAAGTCTAATTATTATGAATCGTAGTGCGCAAGAACATTATGATGAGGCCATCACGACTCTTGCAGAATTAGAAGATACAGCATGGAAAGTTCGTTTATGTCTTATGGATAGTCAGCGAGCATTAAATTACCTCGTACGAAGAGCGAAAATGGCTAATGATCAATTGGAACAGGCTCGAGAAGTAGTACGAGATATTGAATCATTAATTCCACATAATGAATCGTTATTTCAAAAAGTGAATTTCTTAATGCAGGCGGCAACCAGTTTCATTAATATTGAACAAAGTCGAATCATCAAAATCTTTTCAGTGGTATCGGTAGTGTTCTTGCCTCCTACAGTGGTAGCATCTGCTTATGGTATGAACTTTGATTTTATGCCAGAAACTCATTGGGAGTGGGGATATCCAATGGCTTTAATATTAATGTTAGTAGCCGGTATCGCACCATACGTTTACTTTAAATTAAAGAAATGGTTATAG
- a CDS encoding SPFH domain-containing protein: MVFGSFFKRQLRTIIEWKNQDPDILFYEFPSPTDEIKNASKLIVNPGQGCILVYKGEVIDVLTNSGTYELNTSNHPFVTNFIKILQSFESEHKMHVYFFRMANLVNQKWGTSTPIKYIDSAYQFPIELGAYGTYAIKIEDARFFFKEIVGSRSMYTAKDLCNLMISRVIPVITSQLAGDGYSYKTIDSQLINLSQQIKNTLQATFSKLGLVLDDFQIEATLFSQDTLERINKIADSRTDAIAAQEVGLDYVQHEKIKALRDAAQNEGGLASAGLQLGAGFELAKSFDLNPKSNESESAKTNNNDVVNQLKQLKALLDDGILTQDEFNMKKAQLLDKL, encoded by the coding sequence ATGGTCTTCGGTAGCTTTTTTAAAAGACAGTTAAGAACAATTATTGAGTGGAAAAATCAAGATCCTGATATATTGTTTTATGAATTTCCTTCACCAACTGATGAGATTAAAAATGCGAGTAAATTAATTGTCAATCCAGGACAAGGGTGTATTTTGGTTTATAAAGGTGAAGTTATTGATGTCCTAACTAATTCGGGAACCTATGAACTTAACACTTCAAATCATCCATTTGTGACTAATTTTATTAAAATACTACAAAGTTTTGAAAGTGAACATAAAATGCATGTTTACTTTTTCCGTATGGCAAATTTAGTCAATCAAAAATGGGGAACATCAACACCAATTAAATATATTGATAGTGCGTATCAATTTCCAATCGAACTAGGTGCTTATGGGACATATGCTATCAAAATAGAAGATGCGAGATTCTTTTTTAAAGAGATTGTTGGATCTCGTTCAATGTATACGGCGAAAGATCTTTGTAATTTGATGATATCACGTGTAATTCCAGTCATTACGTCACAACTGGCAGGTGACGGCTATTCGTATAAAACTATCGATTCGCAATTAATTAATTTATCTCAACAAATTAAAAATACTCTTCAAGCAACATTTTCAAAATTAGGATTAGTCTTAGATGATTTCCAGATTGAAGCCACTTTATTTAGCCAAGACACATTAGAACGTATAAATAAAATAGCTGATTCACGTACTGATGCTATAGCAGCGCAGGAAGTAGGCTTAGATTATGTTCAACATGAAAAAATCAAAGCCTTACGTGATGCTGCTCAGAATGAGGGCGGGCTTGCAAGTGCTGGGCTACAATTAGGTGCAGGTTTTGAATTAGCTAAATCCTTTGATTTAAATCCGAAAAGTAATGAAAGTGAATCGGCTAAAACAAATAATAATGATGTTGTTAATCAACTCAAACAGTTGAAAGCTCTTTTAGATGATGGAATCTTAACGCAAGATGAATTCAATATGAAAAAGGCACAACTACTTGATAAATTGTAA
- a CDS encoding TonB-dependent receptor plug domain-containing protein, with translation MMKIAIKINTTILYGSCVLLSLVNHAQADNNTDTLVVTGTRTEKRIWDSSVSAYVLDRETLERNNSDSIGEALRDIPGIEIYDNATAGRKQIIIRGESPSHVLMLVDGQEVSYQRSGHGSGAGLLIDPDSIERIEVIKGPHSVLYGSQAIGGVINFITKKGSSDKQAFSGHLKSIYDGSSSGFTQLGAAYGTLDNFSYRISGNYSDYGDKRTPEGRLKNTDFGNKGLSSWFGYHFNQHSFGLALESYKLHTQTYNNNDSSSELKSFLVKLPRVERQKIGLFYDYVTDNHIIKNIHFDVYNQKIARQFRNDLVIEPNPRINNHIKTNTNDQQHSQGINLQTDFQFNDHVKLVTGAQYLQDKVKQNSHKHVDFTSRIIPSYQKDVNSRNQWQQSSISLFGQNEWKINDKLVWNLGLRKYWLESKVLSGTSKTTQIYPAGQRPNSVINSKDKRKQVHDNTLVISSGMTYEVDDNNIFRASFAQGYVYPTLTHLYAVTSAASQTIYGNPHLKAEKSNNFEIGLRHSSDNWIIDTAIFYSSARNYITEMICNGESVCNGSRGSKYNVYYNNANKAKTYGSEITIEYNQWDVIPYLNTNFMRRKLETPNYKTYSSNTPMINGRVGLRNTHFFSSFDLSSDIYMRFASKSKKRSDNTRYEYNGWSAVNLNLFAEFGDKRQYSLGVDLNNIFNKHYQTAHESIPAAKFHAVVSGSIKF, from the coding sequence ATGATGAAAATTGCAATAAAAATTAATACCACCATTTTATATGGTTCTTGTGTACTATTATCCTTAGTTAATCATGCTCAAGCCGATAATAATACAGATACTTTAGTTGTAACCGGAACTCGAACAGAGAAAAGAATTTGGGATAGTTCAGTTTCTGCCTATGTTTTAGATCGTGAAACACTAGAACGAAATAACAGTGATTCAATAGGTGAAGCATTAAGAGATATTCCGGGCATTGAAATCTACGATAATGCAACGGCGGGACGTAAACAAATAATTATTAGAGGCGAATCCCCTTCTCATGTTTTAATGTTAGTTGACGGGCAAGAAGTGAGTTATCAGCGTTCAGGGCACGGTTCCGGAGCAGGATTACTTATTGACCCTGATTCAATTGAACGTATTGAAGTTATTAAAGGTCCCCACTCTGTGTTATATGGCTCGCAAGCAATAGGTGGGGTTATAAACTTCATTACTAAAAAAGGAAGTTCAGATAAGCAAGCATTTTCAGGTCATTTAAAATCTATTTATGATGGTTCCTCAAGCGGTTTTACTCAATTGGGGGCTGCTTATGGAACATTAGATAATTTTAGTTATCGTATAAGTGGCAATTACAGTGATTACGGTGATAAACGAACACCTGAAGGACGTTTGAAAAATACTGATTTTGGCAACAAAGGCTTAAGTAGTTGGTTTGGTTATCATTTTAATCAACATAGTTTTGGATTAGCATTAGAGTCTTATAAACTACATACACAAACTTATAATAATAATGATAGTTCATCTGAATTAAAATCGTTTTTGGTTAAATTACCCCGTGTTGAACGTCAAAAGATTGGTTTATTTTATGATTATGTAACAGATAATCATATAATTAAGAATATTCATTTTGATGTATACAATCAAAAAATAGCTCGACAATTTCGTAACGATTTAGTTATTGAACCTAATCCAAGAATAAACAACCATATAAAAACCAATACAAATGATCAACAACATTCGCAAGGTATCAATTTACAGACTGATTTCCAGTTTAATGACCATGTGAAATTGGTAACTGGAGCGCAATATTTACAAGACAAAGTTAAACAAAATTCGCATAAGCATGTAGATTTTACGTCAAGAATTATACCTAGTTATCAAAAAGATGTTAATTCACGTAACCAATGGCAGCAATCTAGCATTTCATTATTTGGACAAAATGAATGGAAAATTAACGATAAATTAGTTTGGAACCTAGGATTACGTAAATATTGGCTAGAATCGAAAGTCCTTTCTGGTACCTCTAAAACTACTCAAATTTACCCAGCAGGACAAAGACCAAATTCTGTAATCAATTCTAAGGATAAGAGAAAGCAAGTACATGATAATACATTAGTAATTTCCAGTGGAATGACTTATGAGGTAGATGATAATAATATTTTTCGTGCATCCTTTGCTCAAGGTTATGTTTATCCAACTCTCACACATTTGTATGCTGTAACATCTGCGGCGTCTCAAACTATTTATGGTAACCCTCATTTAAAAGCAGAAAAATCAAATAATTTTGAGATAGGTCTTCGACATAGTAGTGACAACTGGATAATTGATACCGCTATTTTTTATTCTTCTGCCAGAAATTACATTACTGAGATGATATGTAATGGAGAGTCAGTATGTAATGGAAGCCGTGGTAGCAAGTATAATGTCTATTATAATAATGCTAATAAAGCCAAGACCTACGGTTCAGAAATAACCATAGAATATAATCAGTGGGATGTTATACCCTACCTTAACACTAACTTTATGCGACGCAAACTTGAAACACCTAACTATAAGACCTATTCATCTAATACTCCAATGATTAATGGTCGTGTTGGTTTACGAAATACTCATTTCTTTTCATCATTTGATTTAAGTAGTGATATATATATGCGCTTTGCTTCTAAATCCAAAAAACGAAGTGATAATACTCGCTATGAATACAATGGATGGTCAGCAGTTAATCTTAATTTATTTGCAGAATTTGGTGATAAACGGCAATACAGCTTAGGTGTAGACCTCAATAATATATTTAATAAGCATTATCAAACAGCCCATGAAAGTATTCCGGCAGCCAAATTTCATGCAGTTGTTAGTGGTAGTATTAAGTTCTAA
- a CDS encoding TonB-dependent receptor domain-containing protein, whose amino-acid sequence MFNITHIKKSVTLAVGLTFSLTAVSSEKSQEQQVEDVITVTSYETYKNPGSKQEISEQDIRKNGGTNFGNIMRYQPLISAPGNISGSGSGKSSWDRGGFTGYNIRGLDANRVSIDIDGMSLPIAQRRFNSVGRAGFGTYAIGRDYIDPYMYNKIDIESGATSVGNTNNALGGSVSFKTKFASYYLYPGKTEYFGYQNGYDNADRSFHQGLTMAVGDDQLNGILVLSRRDGQQTRNHGDSISAYPENWHSNSILAGIGWQATEEHLIHANVDYNNKTKHSHYDTWDKKGQQISSYDHQKNKNNRLSMMIKDQWQPEYISWIDSVITQFNYQQTKVYDKTDLNSIRDGKFNIQTHYNTKSYSLSSTLLKQVQNQKITAGVNGKWSEDESPFYTSAKSLYPGIFPDGDYSKPQADSRSYQLSAFFEDRIVFNYQSENKFYLVPGIKAIYQNTKPRDLENMAVSSINTSQLGRQYKSNSDFQLLPSLAFMYDINPNFTAYLQYKRGAQMPNQNQLYGSYMAHSNLYALLGNSNLNTETSNNFELGIKGQPTYGIQLSSSIFYNKYKDFIAYTRYTKNIPGTGNRLIYEAENRDKAYIYGAELSSQFNFGTWFDSLNGLSANFAIGYSQGKSKSNYLGDKDVDIDTIAPLKSVIGISWDDPNRIYGLSLTSTLQKSKKAKSTNRENYNNQGQPITNSNEEYFKVPGYGIIDLTGYYNFTKNIKVSGGIYNLTNHKYWDYLSNNKLYENSNRKYINLFTAPGRSFQLGLDIDF is encoded by the coding sequence ATGTTCAATATCACCCATATCAAAAAATCTGTAACGTTAGCTGTCGGTTTAACATTTTCTCTCACTGCTGTGTCTTCCGAAAAAAGTCAAGAACAACAAGTGGAAGATGTCATAACGGTTACATCATATGAAACATATAAAAATCCGGGTTCAAAACAAGAAATTTCCGAACAAGATATTCGGAAAAATGGTGGTACGAATTTCGGCAATATTATGCGATATCAACCATTAATTTCGGCACCGGGTAATATTTCTGGTTCCGGTAGCGGTAAAAGTAGTTGGGATCGTGGCGGATTTACAGGGTATAACATTCGAGGATTAGATGCTAATCGTGTATCTATTGATATTGATGGCATGTCTTTACCTATTGCACAGAGACGATTTAATTCAGTTGGTCGAGCAGGTTTCGGTACTTACGCCATCGGACGTGATTATATCGATCCTTATATGTACAACAAAATTGATATAGAATCTGGTGCTACTTCGGTAGGCAATACAAACAATGCCTTGGGAGGATCAGTCTCATTTAAAACCAAATTTGCAAGTTACTATCTCTATCCGGGTAAAACTGAGTATTTTGGTTATCAAAACGGCTATGATAATGCTGACAGAAGTTTTCACCAAGGTTTGACTATGGCAGTTGGTGATGATCAATTAAATGGTATTTTAGTATTGAGTCGACGCGATGGTCAGCAAACTCGTAATCATGGCGATTCCATTAGCGCTTATCCAGAAAATTGGCACTCAAATTCCATTTTAGCGGGTATTGGTTGGCAGGCAACAGAAGAACATTTGATTCATGCAAATGTCGATTATAATAATAAAACAAAACACTCGCACTATGATACATGGGATAAAAAAGGTCAGCAAATTAGTTCCTATGATCATCAAAAGAATAAAAATAATCGCTTAAGTATGATGATTAAAGATCAATGGCAGCCCGAATATATTAGTTGGATTGATAGCGTAATTACACAGTTTAACTATCAACAAACAAAAGTCTACGACAAGACTGATCTTAATAGTATCCGCGATGGTAAATTCAATATACAAACCCACTACAATACTAAAAGCTATAGTTTATCATCAACATTACTTAAACAAGTACAAAATCAAAAAATCACAGCGGGCGTTAATGGTAAATGGAGTGAAGATGAATCACCTTTCTATACATCTGCAAAATCACTTTATCCTGGCATCTTCCCTGATGGTGATTATAGTAAACCTCAAGCAGATAGTCGTAGTTATCAGTTAAGTGCATTTTTTGAAGATCGTATAGTCTTTAATTATCAAAGTGAGAATAAATTCTATTTAGTTCCTGGAATCAAAGCCATTTATCAAAATACCAAACCTCGGGACTTAGAAAATATGGCAGTATCTAGTATAAATACATCTCAATTAGGTCGACAATATAAAAGCAATAGCGATTTCCAACTCTTACCATCATTAGCTTTTATGTATGATATCAACCCAAACTTTACTGCCTATTTACAATATAAACGCGGTGCACAAATGCCTAATCAAAACCAACTTTATGGTTCTTATATGGCACATAGTAATCTTTATGCATTATTGGGTAATTCTAATCTTAATACTGAAACCAGCAATAACTTTGAACTGGGTATAAAAGGTCAACCGACTTACGGTATTCAACTATCCTCATCTATATTTTATAACAAGTATAAAGATTTTATTGCCTATACTCGTTACACTAAAAATATTCCAGGGACAGGAAATCGATTGATTTATGAAGCGGAAAATCGTGATAAAGCCTATATTTATGGTGCTGAACTAAGTAGCCAATTTAACTTTGGCACATGGTTTGATTCATTAAATGGATTGTCAGCAAATTTCGCGATTGGTTACAGTCAAGGAAAATCAAAATCTAACTATTTAGGTGATAAGGATGTTGATATCGATACAATTGCACCATTAAAAAGTGTAATAGGTATAAGCTGGGATGACCCTAATAGAATCTATGGGCTTTCATTAACCTCAACACTACAAAAATCTAAAAAAGCAAAATCAACAAATCGTGAAAATTACAATAACCAAGGTCAACCTATTACCAATTCAAATGAAGAATATTTCAAAGTTCCTGGTTATGGCATTATTGATTTAACTGGATACTATAATTTCACCAAAAACATAAAAGTAAGTGGAGGAATTTATAATTTAACCAATCATAAATATTGGGACTATTTAAGTAATAATAAATTGTATGAAAACTCAAATCGTAAATATATTAACTTATTTACAGCACCAGGCCGAAGCTTTCAATTAGGTTTAGATATTGATTTCTAA
- a CDS encoding heme/hemin ABC transporter substrate-binding protein: MKMKAILLKYLFSISLILSFINYSFANERIVVAGGSLTEIIYSLGSGEQIVGVDQTSSYPAEVKKLPQIGYWKLLNIEGILSLTPSLFITWIDAEPNDILEQVSKAKVDVLALQRVPATPELLYQNIEKIGFKLNKELAAKQLVNQIRNHLTEIQQKIAKQPQKIKVLFLLSMGGSNTIAGKNTVADAIITIAGGENIATHTSYKSYSAESLIASNPEAIILTSQSVEHLGGLDKLSSIPGLTQTQAWKNRRIITIDQAYLLGLGPRVTQAVDTLYSGFYPEK; the protein is encoded by the coding sequence ATGAAAATGAAAGCTATTTTATTGAAATACCTGTTCTCTATTAGCCTGATATTGAGTTTTATTAACTACAGTTTCGCAAATGAAAGAATTGTCGTTGCGGGTGGATCTTTAACAGAGATTATTTATTCACTTGGCTCAGGCGAACAAATTGTTGGCGTTGATCAGACTAGTAGTTATCCTGCAGAGGTAAAAAAACTCCCTCAAATTGGTTATTGGAAATTACTTAATATAGAGGGAATTTTGTCACTTACCCCTAGTCTATTCATAACGTGGATTGATGCAGAACCAAATGATATTTTAGAACAAGTCAGTAAAGCTAAAGTAGATGTACTCGCTTTACAGCGTGTACCTGCCACTCCAGAACTGTTATATCAGAATATCGAAAAAATTGGATTTAAATTAAATAAAGAATTAGCCGCTAAACAACTGGTTAATCAAATCCGAAATCACTTAACCGAAATTCAGCAAAAGATAGCTAAACAACCTCAAAAGATAAAAGTTTTATTTTTATTGAGCATGGGTGGAAGTAACACAATTGCTGGTAAAAATACAGTTGCCGATGCAATCATTACAATTGCCGGTGGAGAAAACATCGCAACTCATACAAGTTATAAAAGTTATTCAGCTGAATCTCTCATTGCAAGTAATCCTGAAGCAATTATTTTAACAAGTCAATCAGTTGAACATCTTGGTGGATTAGATAAATTATCTTCCATTCCCGGATTAACCCAAACACAAGCATGGAAAAATCGCCGAATTATTACTATTGATCAAGCTTATCTTTTAGGGTTAGGTCCTAGAGTAACTCAAGCGGTTGATACTCTTTATTCTGGTTTTTACCCTGAAAAGTAA
- the hutX gene encoding heme utilization cystosolic carrier protein HutX, with protein MTEQSNNQMKLIDFMQTNPEGTLEKIAQDYQVSLSEVIQALPNVKLADGNQFDTIWQEVETWGEITFLIHTKDIIAEFSGELPSGSHRAGYFNLKHKQGLSGHIKAEHCQQIAFIERNFMKMSTASIIFLNKHGEAMFKIFVGRDSHHQLKADQLDKFKALAQRYNKKI; from the coding sequence ATGACAGAACAATCAAATAACCAAATGAAACTAATCGATTTTATGCAAACTAATCCAGAAGGAACTTTAGAGAAAATAGCTCAAGATTACCAAGTTAGTTTGAGCGAGGTTATTCAAGCATTACCGAATGTTAAATTAGCTGATGGTAATCAGTTTGATACTATTTGGCAAGAAGTTGAAACATGGGGTGAAATTACATTTTTAATTCATACTAAAGATATTATAGCTGAATTTTCTGGTGAATTGCCTTCAGGTTCTCATCGTGCCGGTTATTTCAATCTTAAACATAAACAGGGTTTAAGTGGACATATAAAAGCTGAGCATTGCCAACAAATAGCCTTTATCGAACGCAACTTTATGAAAATGTCTACGGCATCCATTATTTTCCTCAATAAACATGGTGAAGCGATGTTTAAGATTTTTGTTGGTCGTGATTCTCATCATCAATTGAAAGCAGATCAGTTGGATAAATTTAAAGCCTTAGCGCAAAGATATAACAAAAAGATATAA
- a CDS encoding NAD(P)H-binding protein, with amino-acid sequence MKTLLIFGVSAQHGTGYNVLQTVLTHYPDWRCLVLVRHADLAYQLTQQGVQCIVGDATDSEAVEQLCKTAGEQAIIVSTLGGTTGNYTAQRVIIDAAEKTGIQHMLLVTSLGCGETWSTLSLRAKQAFGQSVREKSLAEVWLQTSSLQYLILRPGGLLDGDATGQGQCYYQQEVHGFIRRRELAELIIRKIENQEWDNRAYSVIDPSINVER; translated from the coding sequence ATGAAAACATTACTAATTTTTGGTGTTAGCGCACAACACGGAACAGGTTATAACGTTTTACAAACCGTCTTAACTCACTATCCAGACTGGCGATGCTTGGTTTTAGTACGACATGCTGATTTGGCTTATCAACTTACGCAACAGGGAGTTCAATGTATCGTTGGTGATGCAACTGATTCTGAGGCAGTTGAACAGTTATGTAAAACGGCTGGTGAGCAGGCTATTATCGTCTCGACTCTTGGTGGTACAACCGGTAACTATACTGCGCAACGAGTAATTATTGATGCTGCTGAAAAAACCGGTATCCAACACATGTTGTTAGTCACATCTCTAGGGTGTGGTGAAACGTGGTCAACTTTATCATTACGTGCTAAACAAGCATTTGGTCAATCAGTACGCGAAAAGTCATTAGCAGAAGTTTGGTTGCAAACCAGCTCTCTTCAGTATTTGATTTTAAGACCCGGTGGTTTACTTGATGGCGATGCGACAGGTCAAGGTCAGTGCTATTATCAACAAGAAGTTCATGGCTTTATTCGACGCCGTGAACTAGCGGAATTGATTATAAGAAAAATTGAAAATCAAGAATGGGATAATCGAGCATATAGTGTAATTGATCCTAGTATAAACGTTGAACGCTAA
- a CDS encoding FecCD family ABC transporter permease, protein MNITNPRIWLWRLGVLLFVVFVFSTNAGALHFTFYQLLTMSFDDPLWNIWFNIRLPRILLAIVVGMALACSGAVMQGLFRNPLADSGLLGISSGAALMVTLTILFPTIFPSIIMLYGKMIAAFIGGTVICLIIYIYSLSEQGNMAKLVLLGVAINAIIVAIMGCLTYISDDLQLRQISLWSMGHLGKGSWELVLVAVSLIFPSIIGILKLSQQLNILQLGDEDAHYLGINVQRVKRYLLLLSALLIGTAVAVSGIIAFIGLVVPHMIRLLIGADHRGLILGSALGGACLLLFADTLARTVVAPTEIPVGLFTSLIGGPYFLWLILKHK, encoded by the coding sequence ATGAACATAACTAACCCACGAATTTGGCTGTGGAGGTTAGGGGTACTTTTATTTGTAGTTTTTGTATTTTCAACCAATGCTGGGGCATTACATTTTACTTTCTATCAGCTATTAACTATGTCATTTGATGACCCATTATGGAATATTTGGTTTAATATTCGTTTGCCTCGCATTCTATTGGCTATTGTGGTTGGTATGGCGTTAGCCTGTTCGGGGGCAGTCATGCAAGGTTTATTTAGAAATCCCTTAGCCGATTCAGGTCTTCTAGGCATTAGTAGTGGTGCAGCTTTGATGGTTACATTGACTATTTTGTTTCCGACTATTTTTCCTTCCATTATTATGCTTTATGGCAAGATGATCGCCGCTTTTATTGGTGGAACAGTTATTTGCTTAATTATATATATCTATAGTTTAAGCGAACAAGGCAACATGGCAAAATTAGTTTTATTAGGCGTTGCTATAAATGCGATTATTGTCGCTATCATGGGATGTTTGACTTATATAAGTGATGATCTACAACTTCGTCAAATTTCTTTATGGTCGATGGGGCATTTAGGTAAAGGTTCTTGGGAGCTTGTTTTAGTTGCAGTTTCTCTTATTTTCCCTTCAATTATTGGTATTCTTAAATTATCTCAGCAGCTTAATATTTTACAACTTGGTGATGAGGATGCGCATTATCTAGGGATTAATGTGCAAAGAGTTAAACGTTATTTACTATTATTAAGCGCATTATTAATAGGAACTGCCGTTGCGGTTAGTGGCATTATTGCTTTCATTGGTTTGGTCGTACCACATATGATACGATTGCTAATTGGTGCAGATCATCGAGGTTTAATTTTGGGGTCTGCTTTAGGTGGAGCATGTTTATTGTTATTTGCCGATACCCTCGCACGTACGGTGGTCGCTCCAACTGAAATTCCGGTAGGACTTTTCACTAGTCTTATTGGTGGACCTTATTTTCTATGGCTAATTTTGAAACATAAATAA